In one window of Arachis ipaensis cultivar K30076 chromosome B06, Araip1.1, whole genome shotgun sequence DNA:
- the LOC107604776 gene encoding alpha-L-arabinofuranosidase 1-like isoform X2, which yields MVSYSYSSSNLLSSFVLCVVLVANAFQCFTSDATSTLMVDGSPNSGRPIPNTFLGAFFEEINHAGAGGLWAELVSNRGFEGGRGSGSPSSIYPWRVIGNESLISVSTDQTSCFERNKIALRMEVLCNGPKSCPPAGVGVSNPGYWGMNIEKGKKYKLVMYVKVKASGPVDLQVSLTGSVHRVNMVSIISFSAMTDNNFSKWTKVEGILESKATNHNSNLQITTTTRAILWLDQVSLMPLDTYKGHGFRMDLFKMVADLKPKFLRFPGGCFVEGYYLKNGFQWKNTIGAWEQRPGHYGDVWKYWTDDGFGFFEMLQLAEDLGALPIWVFNNGMSVGGEEVNMSALSPFIQIYPNNSMDMFSKYSVFDKTSRLGPKVFVSEYAVVKDDARNGTLLAALAEAAFLIGLERNSDIVHMVCYAPLFINKNGRYSWIPDAIAFNSHESYGTPSYWVQQLFSESSGAIYLNSTLQTSSNSIVASAIGYRSSQDSKIYLRVKVVNFGSEIEKLRITINGLSSNVQQSRSTKTVLTSSNKMDENSFSQPNKVVPRKSALENASNNMVVSISPYSVTSFDLLV from the exons ATGGTTTCTTATAGTTATAGCTCTTCTAATTTGCTCTCATCTTTTGTGTTGTGTGTTGTTCTTGTTGCTAATGCATTTCAATGCTTTACGAGTGATGCCACTTCAACATTAATGGTTGATGGATCTCCAAATTCTGGAAGACCAATACCCAACACCTTTCTTGGAGCATTCTTTGag GAAATTAATCATGCTGGTGCTGGGGGATTGTGGGCAGAACTTGTGAGCAATAGAG GTTTTGAAGGAGGAAGAGGGAGTGGTAGTCCTTCAAGTATTTATCCATGGAGAGTAATTGGAAATGAATCGTTGATTTCAGTTTCAACGGATCAGACGTCATGCTTTGAACGTAACAAAATTGCTCTACGCATGGAAGTGCTTTGTAACGGACCAAAATCTTGTCCTCCTGCTGGTGTTGGTGTCTCTAACCCTGGTTATTGGGGCATG AATattgagaagggaaagaaatataAACTTGTGATGTATGTTAAAGTTAAAGCTAGTGGACCAGTTGATTTACAAGTTTCATTGACAGGATCTGTTCACCGTGTTAACATGGTTTCCATTATTAGCTTCAG TGCCATGACAGATAATAATTTTTCAAAGTGGACAAAAGTAGAGGGAATATTAGAATCAAAGGCAACAAATCATAATTCAAACCTTCAAATAACAACTACTACGAGAGCCATATTATGGTTAGATCAAGTATCACTTATGCCTTTGGACACATATAAG GGTCATGGTTTCCGAATGGATCTTTTTAAAATGGTGGCAGATTTGAAACCAAAATTTTTGAGATTTCCAG GTGGTTGCTTTGTTGAAGGATACTATCTGAAGAATGGATTTCAGTGGAAAAATACAATTGGAGCATGGGAGCAGAGACCCGGTCACTATGGTGATGTTTGGAAATATTGGACTGATGATGGTTTTGGCTTTTTTGAGATGCTTCAA TTAGCAGAGGACCTTGGTGCATTGCCAATATGGGTGTTTAATAATG GAATGAGCGTTGGTGGAGAAGAAGTTAACATGTCTGCCCTTTCACCTTTTATTCAA ataTATCCAAATAATTCTATGGACATGTTTTCCAAATACTCCGTATTCGACAAGACATCAAGATTGGGTCCAAAG GTGTTTGTTAGTGAATATgctgttgtgaaggatgatgcaAGAAATGGAACCCTTTTGGCTGCATTGGCTGAAGCTGCATTCCTCATTGGATTAGAAAGGAACAG TGATATTGTCCACATGGTTTGCTATGCACCGCTGTTCATAAATAAAAATGGAAG GTATAGTTGGATTCCGGATGCAATAGCATTCAACTCCCATGAAAGCTATGGAACTCCAAGCTATTGGGTCCAACAACTTTTTAGTGAGTCAAGTGGAGCTATATATCTCAATTCAACTCTCCAAACTTCATCTAATTCAATTGTTGCATCTGCAATTGGCTATCGAAGTTCCCAAGATTCCAAAATCTACTTAAGAGTGAAG GTGGTGAATTTTGGAAGTGAAATTGAGAAGCTTCGGATAACTATTAATGGATTGAGCTCCAATGTGCAACAATCTAGATCAACAAAGACAGTGCTCACATCATCGAACAAAATGGATGAAAATTCTTTTTCACAGCCAAACAag GTTGTGCCACGAAAAAGTGCACTTGAGAATGCTAGCAACAACATGGTTGTCTCAATTTCTCCGTATTCGGTTACATCATTTGATTTATTAGTATAA
- the LOC107604776 gene encoding alpha-L-arabinofuranosidase 1-like isoform X1, giving the protein MVSYSYSSSNLLSSFVLCVVLVANAFQCFTSDATSTLMVDGSPNSGRPIPNTFLGAFFEEINHAGAGGLWAELVSNRGFEGGRGSGSPSSIYPWRVIGNESLISVSTDQTSCFERNKIALRMEVLCNGPKSCPPAGVGVSNPGYWGMNIEKGKKYKLVMYVKVKASGPVDLQVSLTGSVHRVNMVSIISFSAMTDNNFSKWTKVEGILESKATNHNSNLQITTTTRAILWLDQVSLMPLDTYKGHGFRMDLFKMVADLKPKFLRFPGGCFVEGYYLKNGFQWKNTIGAWEQRPGHYGDVWKYWTDDGFGFFEMLQLAEDLGALPIWVFNNGMSVGGEEVNMSALSPFIQDALDGIEFAKGSPSSKWGSVRASMRHPEPFDFRFVAVGNENCFPHHKVHYQEKYFKFYDAIKRAYPEIRIISNCDGSKTPLNHPADLFDFHIYPNNSMDMFSKYSVFDKTSRLGPKVFVSEYAVVKDDARNGTLLAALAEAAFLIGLERNSDIVHMVCYAPLFINKNGRYSWIPDAIAFNSHESYGTPSYWVQQLFSESSGAIYLNSTLQTSSNSIVASAIGYRSSQDSKIYLRVKVVNFGSEIEKLRITINGLSSNVQQSRSTKTVLTSSNKMDENSFSQPNKVVPRKSALENASNNMVVSISPYSVTSFDLLV; this is encoded by the exons ATGGTTTCTTATAGTTATAGCTCTTCTAATTTGCTCTCATCTTTTGTGTTGTGTGTTGTTCTTGTTGCTAATGCATTTCAATGCTTTACGAGTGATGCCACTTCAACATTAATGGTTGATGGATCTCCAAATTCTGGAAGACCAATACCCAACACCTTTCTTGGAGCATTCTTTGag GAAATTAATCATGCTGGTGCTGGGGGATTGTGGGCAGAACTTGTGAGCAATAGAG GTTTTGAAGGAGGAAGAGGGAGTGGTAGTCCTTCAAGTATTTATCCATGGAGAGTAATTGGAAATGAATCGTTGATTTCAGTTTCAACGGATCAGACGTCATGCTTTGAACGTAACAAAATTGCTCTACGCATGGAAGTGCTTTGTAACGGACCAAAATCTTGTCCTCCTGCTGGTGTTGGTGTCTCTAACCCTGGTTATTGGGGCATG AATattgagaagggaaagaaatataAACTTGTGATGTATGTTAAAGTTAAAGCTAGTGGACCAGTTGATTTACAAGTTTCATTGACAGGATCTGTTCACCGTGTTAACATGGTTTCCATTATTAGCTTCAG TGCCATGACAGATAATAATTTTTCAAAGTGGACAAAAGTAGAGGGAATATTAGAATCAAAGGCAACAAATCATAATTCAAACCTTCAAATAACAACTACTACGAGAGCCATATTATGGTTAGATCAAGTATCACTTATGCCTTTGGACACATATAAG GGTCATGGTTTCCGAATGGATCTTTTTAAAATGGTGGCAGATTTGAAACCAAAATTTTTGAGATTTCCAG GTGGTTGCTTTGTTGAAGGATACTATCTGAAGAATGGATTTCAGTGGAAAAATACAATTGGAGCATGGGAGCAGAGACCCGGTCACTATGGTGATGTTTGGAAATATTGGACTGATGATGGTTTTGGCTTTTTTGAGATGCTTCAA TTAGCAGAGGACCTTGGTGCATTGCCAATATGGGTGTTTAATAATG GAATGAGCGTTGGTGGAGAAGAAGTTAACATGTCTGCCCTTTCACCTTTTATTCAA GATGCCCTTGATGGCATTGAATTTGCTAAAGGTTCTCCCTCTTCAAAGTGGGGATCTGTTAGAGCTTCAATGAGACATCCTGAACCATTCGATTTCAGATTTGTTGCTGTTggaaatgaaaattgttttcctCATCACAAAGTGCACTATCAAG AAAAGTACTTTAAGTTCTATGATGCTATAAAACGTGCTTATCCAGAGATTCGGATTATCTCAAATTGTGATGGTTCTAAAACGCCATTAAATCACCCTGCTGATCTCTTTGATTTTCAT ataTATCCAAATAATTCTATGGACATGTTTTCCAAATACTCCGTATTCGACAAGACATCAAGATTGGGTCCAAAG GTGTTTGTTAGTGAATATgctgttgtgaaggatgatgcaAGAAATGGAACCCTTTTGGCTGCATTGGCTGAAGCTGCATTCCTCATTGGATTAGAAAGGAACAG TGATATTGTCCACATGGTTTGCTATGCACCGCTGTTCATAAATAAAAATGGAAG GTATAGTTGGATTCCGGATGCAATAGCATTCAACTCCCATGAAAGCTATGGAACTCCAAGCTATTGGGTCCAACAACTTTTTAGTGAGTCAAGTGGAGCTATATATCTCAATTCAACTCTCCAAACTTCATCTAATTCAATTGTTGCATCTGCAATTGGCTATCGAAGTTCCCAAGATTCCAAAATCTACTTAAGAGTGAAG GTGGTGAATTTTGGAAGTGAAATTGAGAAGCTTCGGATAACTATTAATGGATTGAGCTCCAATGTGCAACAATCTAGATCAACAAAGACAGTGCTCACATCATCGAACAAAATGGATGAAAATTCTTTTTCACAGCCAAACAag GTTGTGCCACGAAAAAGTGCACTTGAGAATGCTAGCAACAACATGGTTGTCTCAATTTCTCCGTATTCGGTTACATCATTTGATTTATTAGTATAA
- the LOC107647186 gene encoding uncharacterized protein LOC107647186 has product MLSSQTLPVKGGPWKEICQLDIKAQQVKEKVISGLAMEVGDGRRTLFWEDNWVQGGPLKVRFSRLFSVSNQQGSVIGDCGFWDGLKWIWNFHWRRELFQWELELVHQLHDMLRPVKLSADREDNLVWKFDNKGIFSTNSFLHVLQLETLSEEITSYSFTSSIWKGLVPPRIELFGWFVLVGRVNTRERLSRLGITRQHDSICVLCKKEIECVHHLFVFCEFTWQVWCVWLRCFHRDWAIPGSIKGLFESWNGTPNRKEEQKRWLTGFFAAIWNVWLERNNRIFNNKEVTVDVIQNRTFLSYKELTGIDPTSC; this is encoded by the coding sequence ATGCTTTCTAGTCAGACTTTACCGGTGAAGGGTGGCCCCTGGAAAGAGATCTGTCAGTTAGATATAAAAGCACAGCAGGTAAAAGAAAAAGTTATTAGTGGGCTGGCAATGGAAGTTGGTGATGGACGAAGGACACTATTTTGGGAAGATAACTGGGTCCAGGGTGGTCCTCTGAAAGTGCGTTTTTCAaggctcttctctgtttcaaaccagcAAGGATCTgtgataggggattgtgggttctgggatgggttaAAGTGGATTTGGAATTTCCATTGGAGGAGGGAGCTGtttcaatgggagttggaactaGTTCACCAACTTCATGATATGTTAAGACCAGTGAAGCTATCAGCTGACAGAGAAGATAATCTTGTTTGGAAATTTGATAATAAAggtattttttctactaactcttttcTGCATGTGTTGCAATTGGAGACTCTTTCGGAGGAGATTACGAGTTATAGCTTCACAAGTTCAATCTGGAAAGGGCTGGTTCCGCCTAGAATTGAACTGTTTGGTTGGTTTGTTTTAGTCGGTAGAGTGAATACTAGAGAAAGGTTGAGTAGATTAGGCATAACTCGCCAGCATGATAGTATTTGTGTCTTATGTAAAAAGGAGATCGAATGTGTTCATCATTTGTTTGTATTCTGTGAGtttacatggcaggtgtggtgcgtcTGGTTGAGATGTTTTCATAGAGATTGGGCTATCCCAGGAAGCATTAAAGGCTTGTTTGAGAGTTGGAATGGAACACCTAATAGAAAAGAGGAGCAGAAGAGGTGGCTGACTGGGTTCTTTGCGGCTATTTGGAACGTTTGGTTGGAACGCAATAACAGGATTTTCAATAATAAAGAGGTAACTGTTGATGTCATACAGAACAGGACGTTTTTGAGTTACAAGGAATTGACTGGTATTGATCCTACTAGTTGTTGA
- the LOC107604775 gene encoding protein DETOXIFICATION 21: MKMEGDLKQKLLVPSSGGVEEEEGLSLVRRVWEESKKMWIVAAPAIFTRASTFGIQVISQAFVGHLGSKELAAFALVYTVLIRFANGILLGMASALSTLCGQAYGAKEYGMMGVYLQRSWIVLFLTSLILLPVFIFTTPILSLLGQDETIAQVSGTISLWSIPIMFAFIVSFTTQTFLQSQSKNVIIAFLAAFSIVLHIFLSWLTTMKYKLGLPGAMTSTSLAYWIPNFGQLIFIFGWCKQTWHGFSFLAFKDLWPVVKLSLSSGAMLCLELWYNTILVLLTGNLRNAEVEIDALSICLNINGWEMMISLGFMAAASVRVANELGRGSAKAAKFSILVTVLTSLAIGFFLFVFFLLFRERLAYIFTTDEHVARAVGNLSPLLSVSILLNSVQPVLSGVAIGAGWQSIVAYVNIGCYYLIGIPVGIVLGHVLDLQVEGIWVGMLFGTFIQTVVLVIITYKTNWDEQVVIARSRISKWAKMDGLDHESKPDSSES, encoded by the exons ATGAAAATGGAGGGTGATCTGAAGCAGAAGCTGCTGGTGCCTTCTTCAGGAGGAGTAGAAGAGGAAGAGGGCTTGTCACTGGTTAGGAGGGTGTGGGAAGAGAGCAAGAAGATGTGGATAGTGGCGGCGCCAGCCATATTCACAAGAGCTTCCACGTTTGGAATCCAAGTTATAAGCCAAGCGTTTGTTGGACATCTTGGTTCTAAGGAACTCGCTGCTTTCGCTCTTGTTTACACCGTTCTTATCAGGTTCGCTAACGGGATTCTG TTAGGAATGGCGAGTGCTTTGTCAACACTGTGTGGTCAAGCATACGGTGCAAAGGAATATGGCATGATGGGAGTTTACCTTCAAAGATCATGGATTGTTTTGTTCCTAACTTCACTGATTCTTCTTCCGGTGTTCATCTTCACCACCCCAATTTTAAGCCTCTTGGGCCAAGATGAAACAATAGCACAAGTGTCAGGAACCATTTCACTTTGGTCAATTCCTATCATGTTTGCCTTTATCGTATCCTTCACTACCCAGACATTCCTGCAGTCGCAAAGCAAGAACGTGATTATCGCCTTCTTGGCAGCTTTCTCCATAGTCCTTCACATCTTCCTTTCTTGGCTTACCACTATGAAGTACAAATTGGGTCTTCCTGGTGCAATGACCTCCACTAGTTTGGCGTATTGGATTCCCAACTTTGGTCAACTCATATTCATTTTCGGTTGGTGCAAGCAAACATGGCATGGGTTCTCATTCTTGGCATTCAAAGACCTTTGGCCTGTTGTTAAGCTTTCGCTTTCATCCGGTGCCATGTTGTG TCTTGAGCTATGGTACAACACAATATTGGTTCTTTTGACAGGTAACCTGAGAAATGCAGAGGTGGAAATCGATGCTCTGTCTATATG TCTTAACATCAATGGATGGGAAATGATGATATCACTTGGGTTCATGGCTGCTGCTAG CGTACGAGTGGCGAATGAGCTTGGAAGAGGAAGTGCCAAGGCTGCCAAGTTCTCGATCCTAGTGACTGTGCTAACATCATTGGCCATTGGGTTCTTTCTGTTTGTATTCTTCTTGTTGTTTAGGGAACGACTTGCTTACATATTTACCACAGATGAGCATGTTGCCCGGGCAGTCGGTAATTTGTCACCATTGTTATCAGTCTCTATATTACTAAACAGCGTTCAGCCCGTACTCTCAG GTGTTGCGATTGGAGCCGGTTGGCAAAGCATTGTTGCTTATGTTAACATAGGTTGCTATTACCTCATTGGAATTCCTGTCGGTATTGTGCTTGGTCATGTTCTTGATTTGCAAGTCGAG GGAATTTGGGTTGGAATGTTGTTTGGAACTTTTATTCAAACCGTAGTGCTTGTTATAATCACCTACAAAACTAACTGGGATGAGCAG GTGGTCATAGCTCGTTCAAGAATTAGCAAGTGGGCTAAAATGGATGGCCTCGATCATGAATCAAAACCGGATTCATCAGAAAGTTAA
- the LOC107648344 gene encoding uncharacterized protein LOC107648344 isoform X2 — MANSSTSSTSQSHSEKKQPFHFRATFETQDIQLVANIRKLHQHTIELSIKNFQRKQSYNTQEKMAARNQPERNQTKDLKCATHLLSDKFRNMSEEKKTIVRDLGFGGLMHIPPLRVHHQVLRELANNFKLGENRLKTGYGSFKITPRKIGHALGINATGDLFP, encoded by the exons ATGGCaaactcttccacttcttccacttctcaaagccATTCAGAGAAAAAGCAACCCTTCCATTTTCGAGCAACGTTCGAAACTCAAGATATACAACTCGTCGCTAACATTCGAAAACTCCATCAACACACCATAGAACTCTCGATCAAGAATTTCCAGAGAAAACAAAGCTATAATACTCAAG agaAAATGGCAGCAAGAAACCAACCTGAAAGAAAT caaaccaaagacctCAAGTGTGCAACACATCTCCTAAGTGATAAATTTAGAAACATGAGTGAGGAGAAGAAAACGATTGTGAGGGATTTGGGATTCGGTGGcttgatgcacatcccaccactaagggtgcatcaccaagTGTTAAGGGAGCTGGCTAACAACTTCAAATTGGGGGAGAACAGACTGAAAACCGGATACGGTTCTTTTAAAATAACCCCAAGAAAAATAGGTCatgcgcttggcatcaacgcaacag gagatctatttccttAG
- the LOC107648344 gene encoding uncharacterized protein LOC107648344 isoform X1, with product MANSSTSSTSQSHSEKKQPFHFRATFETQDIQLVANIRKLHQHTIELSIKNFQRKQSYNTQEKMAARNQPERNQTKDLKCATHLLSDKFRNMSEEKKTIVRDLGFGGLMHIPPLRVHHQVLRELANNFKLGENRLKTGYGSFKITPRKIGHALGINATGNSLKIIGVY from the exons ATGGCaaactcttccacttcttccacttctcaaagccATTCAGAGAAAAAGCAACCCTTCCATTTTCGAGCAACGTTCGAAACTCAAGATATACAACTCGTCGCTAACATTCGAAAACTCCATCAACACACCATAGAACTCTCGATCAAGAATTTCCAGAGAAAACAAAGCTATAATACTCAAG agaAAATGGCAGCAAGAAACCAACCTGAAAGAAAT caaaccaaagacctCAAGTGTGCAACACATCTCCTAAGTGATAAATTTAGAAACATGAGTGAGGAGAAGAAAACGATTGTGAGGGATTTGGGATTCGGTGGcttgatgcacatcccaccactaagggtgcatcaccaagTGTTAAGGGAGCTGGCTAACAACTTCAAATTGGGGGAGAACAGACTGAAAACCGGATACGGTTCTTTTAAAATAACCCCAAGAAAAATAGGTCatgcgcttggcatcaacgcaacaggtaactcgctaaaaattataggtgtatattaa